The window CCCCTTCAACTCTGTAGTTCCCCTCAATGGTTCGCCGCAGCTTCGTGACCTCCTCTTCAGTAAGGTCCTTCACGCGAACATCCGGGCTGACCCCGGAGTCCCGTAAGATCTTATGCGAAGCAGAGCGGCCAATGCCGTAGATATACGTCAGCGCCACCTCAAGACGTTTTTCTCTCGGAAGATCTACCCCGGCGATACGTGCCATAGTTTCCTCAAAGGACGGCTTTCAGCTGATAGCTGACAGCTGTCCGGTGAACCGGCTATCCTTGCCGTTGTTTGTGCCGAGGATTTTCGCATACGATCCGCAGCACCCTTTTCCGTCGAACAACCTTACACTTCTCACACATCGGCTTGACTGACGCTCGAACCTTCATGACAACCCCCGCATTACGAAATCGCTCATCGCGCTCACGCTCTCCACTCTGAGGTCTACTTATATCGGTAAATGATCCTCCCTCGCGTCAGATCGTATGGAGAGAGCTCTACTATCACCTTGTCTCCCGGCAGGATCCGAATGAAATGCATCCGCATCTTTCCGGAAATGTGCGCAAGAACCTTATGTCCCGTTTCCAGTTCTACTCGAAACATGGCATTAGGTAACGGCTCGATAACGGTTCCCTCAACTTCAATCGCCTCTTCCTTCGGCATCAGCGGCCCGCATCCCCAGGTAACTCATCATCGGTCGCGCCGGTAAGCACCTGTACCCCGTCCTCAGTGAGCGCGACAGTGTGCTCAAAATGGGCGGAAAGGCTTCTATCGCACGTCACCGCTGTCCAGCGATCCTCGAGGATCATCACGTCCGGGCCGCCGACATTTGCCATCGGCTCGATGGCCAGAACTAAGCCGGGTTTAAGCACAGGGCCCTGAGCTGGTGGGCCGAAGTTTGGAATCTGCGGTTCCTCATGAAGAGACCGAC of the Candidatus Methylomirabilota bacterium genome contains:
- the rpsM gene encoding 30S ribosomal protein S13, translated to MARIAGVDLPREKRLEVALTYIYGIGRSASHKILRDSGVSPDVRVKDLTEEEVTKLRRTIEGNYRVEG
- the rpmJ gene encoding 50S ribosomal protein L36 encodes the protein MKVRASVKPMCEKCKVVRRKRVLRIVCENPRHKQRQG
- the infA gene encoding translation initiation factor IF-1; its protein translation is MPKEEAIEVEGTVIEPLPNAMFRVELETGHKVLAHISGKMRMHFIRILPGDKVIVELSPYDLTRGRIIYRYK